The following are from one region of the Nostoc cf. commune SO-36 genome:
- the mraY gene encoding phospho-N-acetylmuramoyl-pentapeptide-transferase: MDAKLSPEQGLNISGIALASLLAVGLGTTAFLLDSMANRLPWQSMSLTLPLLLCAMGSGVVGHWVIPLLQALKTGQIIREDGPQAHLKKAGTPTMGGIFFIPVSVLLACILANFSTEVLAVSALTISYGLVGWLDDWQILRRKSNKGISPGTKLALQVSFAALFCLWLMFNQPSNITNIALPWVSFTLPLGFLFWPLAGFVLVAESNATNLTDGIDGLAAGTVAIALLALGALIAPTAPGLMVFCAALSGGCLGFLVHNRNPARVFMGDTGSLALGGALAAVALLTNTLVALFILSGIFFVETISVMAQVSYYKATKGPDGKGKRLFKMAPLHHHLELTGWSELQVVGVFYIIAAILATICLAMAPF, translated from the coding sequence GTGGACGCTAAATTATCTCCTGAGCAAGGATTAAATATTTCTGGAATCGCTTTAGCCTCTTTATTAGCCGTAGGGCTAGGTACAACGGCATTTTTGTTGGATTCTATGGCCAATAGGCTACCCTGGCAAAGTATGTCGTTAACCCTGCCACTACTTCTGTGTGCTATGGGTTCGGGTGTAGTAGGGCATTGGGTAATACCTCTACTTCAAGCACTCAAAACTGGACAAATAATTCGTGAAGATGGCCCCCAAGCCCATCTAAAAAAGGCAGGCACTCCCACAATGGGCGGTATATTTTTTATACCAGTATCTGTGCTGCTTGCTTGTATATTGGCTAATTTTTCTACAGAGGTGCTTGCAGTTTCGGCTTTGACAATCAGCTACGGGTTGGTTGGCTGGCTTGACGATTGGCAAATTCTGCGCCGTAAATCAAATAAAGGTATATCTCCCGGAACAAAACTAGCTTTGCAGGTGAGTTTTGCAGCTTTGTTTTGTCTATGGCTGATGTTTAATCAACCTTCTAATATTACAAATATTGCTTTGCCTTGGGTTAGCTTCACGCTACCATTAGGGTTCTTATTTTGGCCTTTAGCTGGTTTTGTACTAGTTGCAGAAAGTAATGCAACTAATTTAACAGATGGTATTGATGGCTTGGCAGCAGGAACAGTAGCGATCGCACTTTTGGCATTAGGTGCGTTAATCGCCCCAACAGCGCCAGGATTGATGGTTTTCTGTGCTGCTTTAAGTGGCGGGTGCTTGGGTTTCTTAGTACATAACCGTAATCCAGCTCGTGTTTTTATGGGAGATACTGGTTCTTTAGCGCTGGGAGGAGCTTTAGCTGCTGTAGCGTTATTGACAAACACCTTAGTGGCTCTGTTTATTCTCAGTGGTATCTTTTTTGTAGAAACCATTTCGGTGATGGCACAGGTAAGTTATTACAAAGCCACGAAGGGCCCCGATGGCAAAGGCAAACGCTTGTTCAAAATGGCACCTTTACATCATCATTTGGAACTTACTGGCTGGTCAGAATTACAAGTGGTTGGAGTGTTTTATATAATCGCTGCTATTTTAGCTACTATTTGTTTAGCGATGGCTCCATTCTAA
- a CDS encoding DUF3134 domain-containing protein yields the protein MLNSPLREEPRNQRADVIPLKPKSSLLDWLQTNGRIIARDVHEPDFQDDEEGIDSLMGVEDGIGYDLDDDEIGIAED from the coding sequence ATGTTGAATTCTCCATTACGTGAAGAACCCCGTAACCAACGAGCCGATGTCATCCCCTTAAAACCAAAGTCTTCTTTGTTGGATTGGTTACAAACCAATGGTAGGATCATCGCGCGTGACGTTCACGAACCGGATTTTCAAGATGACGAAGAAGGAATAGACTCCCTAATGGGTGTTGAAGATGGAATTGGCTACGACCTCGATGATGATGAAATAGGAATCGCTGAGGATTAG
- a CDS encoding PAP/fibrillin family protein, with amino-acid sequence MMGKAALMDAIAGTNRGLLATPVQKQAILAAIANLEDFNPTPRPVEAGNLLDGNWRLLYTTSKALLNLDRLPLCKLGQIYQCIRVETTRVYNIAEIYGLPYLEGLVSVAAKFEPVSDRRVQVKFERSIIGLQRLIEYNSPVTFIQQIEAGKKFPAIDFAVNSDNQQGWLDITYIDNDLRVGRGNEGSVFVLTKT; translated from the coding sequence ATGATGGGAAAAGCGGCTCTTATGGATGCGATCGCTGGTACAAATCGCGGTTTACTGGCGACCCCAGTACAAAAACAGGCTATCTTAGCAGCGATCGCCAATTTAGAAGACTTTAATCCTACACCTCGTCCGGTAGAAGCTGGTAATTTGCTAGATGGCAATTGGCGATTACTATACACCACTAGCAAAGCTCTTTTAAACTTAGATCGTCTACCTTTGTGCAAACTGGGTCAAATCTATCAGTGTATCCGAGTAGAGACTACCAGAGTTTACAACATAGCTGAGATTTATGGCTTACCTTATTTAGAAGGATTAGTCAGCGTTGCTGCTAAATTTGAGCCAGTTTCAGATCGGCGTGTCCAAGTAAAATTTGAGCGTTCTATTATCGGCTTACAACGTTTAATAGAATACAATTCTCCGGTAACTTTTATCCAACAAATTGAAGCAGGTAAAAAATTTCCGGCGATTGATTTTGCTGTAAACAGTGATAACCAGCAAGGTTGGTTAGATATCACTTATATAGATAACGATCTACGGGTCGGCAGAGGTAACGAGGGAAGTGTGTTTGTCTTAACTAAAACATAA